DNA from Lactobacillus sp. ESL0791:
AACCATACTCAAGTGAACTTTTATCACTTGAACTTAAAAACAAATTTTCCGAATGAAAAGTCACCTTATTTTTGTGAGTTGTGTATGCGCTATTATCTGCCACATCAGTTTTCACAATAACCGCAATTTTCAATTTCATCACCTCAATTTCTTAATCCTGATAATGTTTCTGAACTTCTCGAGCGATCGTCATTCTCTGAATTTCATTTGTTCCTTCCAAAATTTGAAATCCCTTGACATCTCTCATCAGTTTTTCAACAGGGTAAGCCTTTGTATAGCCATAGCCGCCCAAAATTTGAACAGCATCAGATGTAACTTTTTGTGCGACATCCGTCACATAAAGTTTAGTCATTGCGCCTTCCATTCGAACTGACTGGTTTCTATCCATCATTTTCATCGTGTTGTTAACTAGCAAACGTGAGGTTTCAACCGCAGTAGCCATATTTGCTAACATATTTTGCACTGACTCAAACTGCCCAATTGCTTGTCCAAATTGCATACGCTCATTAGCATACTTGCCTGCTTCATTTAGTGCTCGCTGCATGATTCCAACAGTAAGCGTAGACACATAGGCCCGTGATAAATTCAAACTACTTAATGCAATATTAATTCCGCGGCCTTCCTGCCCAAGTAAATTTTGCGCAGGAACATGAACGTCTTTAAAACCTAAAGGCACCGTATTTGACAGTCTCAATCCCATCTTATCTTCATGTTTGCCAACCCAAATTCCGGGCGTATTCCGATCAATCATAAAAGCAGACAAGCCGCGATTGCCATTATTCGACGTTCTAAAAATGCCAATATAAACGTCTGCTATTCCACCATTAGTTGCAAAAGCTTTATTTCCATTTAAAATATACTCATCGCCTTGACGGCGGGCGGTAGCCTTCACAGAACCGGCATCAGAACCGGCATCAGCTTCTGACATTGTAAATGCCGCAAAACGGCCGGGTTTTAGAATATCCGCTAGTTTTTGTGCCTGCTGCTTTGTCCCAGCAAGCATCACACATCTTAAGGCGACAAATGAGGTAATTAACGTTAACGCATAGCCTGCATCGTATTCTGCCAATTTTTCAAAAACTAAGGCTGAATCTTCAAAAGACAGACCTGCTCCGCCATATTCTTTAGGTATCTCTAACATGTGAAGTCCTAATTTCATGGCAGGTACAAATGATTCTTTAGGACAATCACCTGCTTGATCACATTTTTTTACGAATTCGGGATTTAAAAAGCGATCGCCAAATTCTTGGGCTAAGTGAATGTATTCTCGTTCTTTTTCTGTATACTGTAATGCCATCTATCCTTATCCTTTACTTAATTGGCTCACCGAGATGATGAACTCCGTATGCAGCTCCATCAGCTAGCATTTGCGCAATTTTTTCTTCACTGTAGCCCAAATCATCCTTTAAAACTTCACAGGTATCAGAGCCCTGAGCACGCGAAGGAGTTAGCTTAGGCTTACCTTGAGAACTAAAACGAACTGGATTAGTCGGAATAAACCGTTTGGCACCAGACGGGAATTCCATCAATCTAATTTCGTCATTATCTAATGCTTCCGGATCCTGATAAATTTCTTCCGGAACTTGAC
Protein-coding regions in this window:
- a CDS encoding acyl-CoA dehydrogenase family protein, whose protein sequence is MALQYTEKEREYIHLAQEFGDRFLNPEFVKKCDQAGDCPKESFVPAMKLGLHMLEIPKEYGGAGLSFEDSALVFEKLAEYDAGYALTLITSFVALRCVMLAGTKQQAQKLADILKPGRFAAFTMSEADAGSDAGSVKATARRQGDEYILNGNKAFATNGGIADVYIGIFRTSNNGNRGLSAFMIDRNTPGIWVGKHEDKMGLRLSNTVPLGFKDVHVPAQNLLGQEGRGINIALSSLNLSRAYVSTLTVGIMQRALNEAGKYANERMQFGQAIGQFESVQNMLANMATAVETSRLLVNNTMKMMDRNQSVRMEGAMTKLYVTDVAQKVTSDAVQILGGYGYTKAYPVEKLMRDVKGFQILEGTNEIQRMTIAREVQKHYQD